In Roseisolibacter agri, a genomic segment contains:
- a CDS encoding nucleoside triphosphate pyrophosphohydrolase family protein: MTLDDYQQLAARTIRPGRPPEQALANWALGLTGEAGEVAEHVKKHLFHGGPLDRTAVVKELGDILWYVAAMAGAVGVSLDEIGTTNIEKLRRRYPEGFEEHRSLNRAADDT; this comes from the coding sequence ATGACGCTCGACGACTACCAGCAGCTGGCGGCCCGCACCATCCGCCCCGGCCGCCCGCCCGAGCAGGCGCTCGCCAACTGGGCACTCGGCCTCACGGGCGAGGCAGGCGAGGTCGCGGAGCACGTGAAGAAGCACCTCTTCCACGGCGGCCCGCTCGACCGCACGGCGGTCGTGAAGGAGCTGGGCGACATCCTCTGGTACGTGGCCGCGATGGCCGGCGCGGTGGGCGTGTCGCTCGACGAGATCGGCACGACGAACATCGAGAAGCTGCGGCGGCGATACCCCGAGGGATTCGAGGAGCACCGGAGCTTGAATCGCGCGGCGGACGATACCTGA
- the queG gene encoding tRNA epoxyqueuosine(34) reductase QueG, which translates to MGGTAALTAPTPDASDASDAADVAALTTLLKGQAFGLGFDLAGVVRLGPAESADAFDAWIAAGYAGEMDYLARGAEKRRDTRLTVPASRAHTTERAAAVSALVVALDYGGREPDGPVARYARGDDYHDVMQARLEALHRWVEARVGRAVPGRAYVDTGPLLERDLARRAGLGWFGKNTNLINPQRGSFFFLGALLLGIELAPDAPFAADRCGTCTRCLDACPTDAFVGPRVLDATRCISYLTIEQRGAIPEALRARIGAHAYGCDVCQDVCPWNVRFASELKEPTFAPRAAIAGKDARAFARDVLAMDVDAYRAAFRGSPMKRAKLPAMKRNAAVVLGNVGTADDVDVLTRVLHEEPDSIVRQHAAWALDVLDARNSAPGRPGSPRQPAPDPRPDREGASSVLE; encoded by the coding sequence ATGGGTGGGACGGCAGCGCTGACGGCGCCCACGCCGGACGCGTCGGACGCGTCGGACGCCGCGGACGTCGCCGCGCTCACGACGCTGCTCAAGGGGCAGGCGTTCGGCCTCGGCTTCGACCTCGCGGGCGTGGTGCGGCTGGGCCCCGCCGAGTCGGCGGACGCGTTCGACGCGTGGATCGCGGCGGGCTACGCGGGCGAGATGGACTACCTCGCGCGCGGGGCCGAGAAGCGCCGCGACACGCGGCTGACGGTGCCGGCGTCGCGCGCGCACACGACCGAGCGCGCCGCCGCGGTGAGCGCGCTCGTCGTGGCGCTCGACTACGGCGGCCGCGAGCCCGACGGCCCGGTGGCGCGCTACGCGCGCGGCGACGACTACCACGACGTGATGCAGGCGCGCCTGGAGGCGCTGCACCGCTGGGTGGAGGCGCGCGTGGGCCGCGCGGTGCCGGGCCGCGCGTACGTCGACACGGGCCCGCTGCTGGAGCGCGACCTCGCGCGGCGCGCGGGACTCGGCTGGTTCGGGAAGAACACGAACCTGATCAACCCGCAGCGCGGCTCGTTCTTCTTCCTGGGCGCGCTGCTGCTGGGGATCGAGCTCGCGCCCGACGCGCCGTTCGCGGCCGACCGCTGCGGCACGTGCACGCGCTGCCTCGACGCCTGCCCCACCGACGCGTTCGTGGGGCCGCGCGTGCTGGACGCGACGCGCTGCATCTCGTACCTGACGATCGAGCAGCGCGGCGCGATCCCCGAGGCGCTGCGCGCGCGGATCGGCGCGCACGCGTACGGGTGCGACGTGTGTCAGGACGTGTGCCCGTGGAACGTGCGCTTCGCGAGCGAATTGAAGGAGCCGACGTTCGCGCCGCGCGCGGCGATCGCGGGGAAGGACGCGCGCGCCTTCGCGCGCGACGTGCTGGCGATGGACGTCGACGCGTACCGCGCGGCGTTCCGCGGCTCGCCGATGAAGCGCGCGAAGCTGCCGGCGATGAAGCGCAACGCGGCCGTCGTCCTCGGCAACGTAGGAACGGCGGACGACGTCGACGTGCTCACCCGCGTTCTACACGAGGAGCCCGACTCCATCGTCCGCCAGCACGCCGCGTGGGCGCTCGACGTGCTCGACGCCCGAAACTCGGCGCCTGGTCGACCCGGATCGCCACGCCAGCCAGCGCCGGATCCCCGCCCTGATCGCGAAGGGGCCAGCTCAGTTCTCGAGTAG